Genomic DNA from Magnolia sinica isolate HGM2019 chromosome 4, MsV1, whole genome shotgun sequence:
AAGATTGGACTGTCCACATTCAGATTTAAGTAGCATATTCAAGACAGAACACTGCAGAACATGTTAATAGATAATAATTTCATTACCTCATTAGCTTCCGAAGCAGGCCCAAAATAAACTGTTCTACCAGCAGACAGAAGACACAGATTGTTGAAGAGCTCAAAGACCTCGCTGCTAGGCTGATGGATGGATGCAATGATGGTTCTCCCACTGCGTCGAGCAAGGCCCACGATTCGATTCATGACATGGTATGATGCTGCACTGTCTAGCCCACTCGTCGGTTCGTCTAAGTAGAGAAGCTTCGGGCGAGTTAGCATCTCAATGCAAATGCTCACCCTCCTCTTCTGCCCGCCGCTGAGTCCTTTGGTAGCCCACCCTCCAATTCTAGTATTCATGGCATCTTGCAGGCCCATCTCCCTGATTGTCGTCTCCGCTCGCTCTCTCTTCTCCCATCTAGGCATGGAGTCAGGAAGCTGGAGCTGCGCCGAGTAGTACACAGCTTCTCTAACCATTAATGTGGCCATTAGAGTGTCATCTTGGGTCACATAAACCTGTATTAACAAATGAACTCCCAAGATTACAATAGATGGTGAGTGCAGGTTATGTGTCCagattggtgggccaccaataCTCGATCTTGATTAAGCTAACGGTTGTCTTACCGAAGTGCCAAATGCTAGTGTTTGTTTTCGACCGTTGATTAGGATCTCTCCTGATTGCCTTGTGTTTGAGCCTAATCTCCCTGCAAATGAATGTTAATTAGAGATTTACACGTCCAGTCAACATTGTATATAACTTTCTTTCCCGCCAACTTGTCGCCTGTGTGGAACATCTGAGCCGTCCATAATGCGGCCGCATAATAAGGATCACGTGGGACGAAGACCAGAGTGGTCCACccatcaggtggactgcaccgaTTGAAATCAATGGAATGACAATGGTGTGACTGTGTATGGTTGTAGTCCACCTAATCATTCAATTGAttagattttcttcattactGATGTTTATGGCTGtgcggcccaccttttgcacggatcAGATGTTTTACACCAATGACAAGAACCTAAATGCACCCTTTCAATTGCTCAAAACTCTTTCAAAATTTAGTTTTTCTGTATGATTAATTGCAACGAATATGTCACCCCTCACTTGGGTTTTCTGTTCATTCAAGCGGGTCCATGGTCCAGTTATCTAAATCATCGatattgatatgatgggccacaACATGGACAGCTCTTATACTCCAGAATAAACTTACTCTGTAAGGATTCCCAGGAACTGGCCTTGTTTTGAAAATATCCAGAGTAACTGGAATAGTCTTGGAAATATTAAAAGCATCACTgtcatcaccaccatcatcatagccTCTTTTGAGCCATTTTGGGCAATGGGTGTGGCTAAAGAAGGTGGTCCATGTTCAAAAGGAAAATAGTTAAATTATGAAAAAGGTTGGAATATTCTTGTCCATgaattcttttatttttcatgtatggCCATCGAAGGGCCCATCATACAAACTGTTTTTTATAGTTGTAACGTGCTCCGGGATACAACAGCGCTACGGGTCAATGTTAATAAAATAGCAATACATCTTGATATATTGTAAGCAAACAAAGgagatttaaaataataataatgataacaaAAATCAATGTTTCATGGGAGAACAAAGACGAAGTCAAGATTGATTAATTAAAGTTAGAGAAAATGGACCACGAAGAATAAGAGAAATCGAATTATAGTAATTACCTGCTAAGGCATCGAGAAGGGTCGACTTGCCGCAGCCGGATGGGCCCATGATTGCTAGAACCTCTCCAGGCTGAGCATAGCCCGTGAGCCCTTGAAGTATCCCTATGGAACCAGCTTTCCCATTCGACGCTGTCACCCAAAGATCCTCCCATGTCAAGAAAATGCCATTGTCCTCCGACCCAAGTTGAATTGTGTCCCACTTAACAGGTTTCACCTCTTCTTGGGTCGGCACCATCATCGTTTCCGCCTCTCCGGTGCCCTTAATTTCCATGTCTACGCTCAATGACGGTGCATTATAGATAGGCCTAGAGAGATTGTCTCTAACTTGAGGAGGATGTGGATGCGTTAGAGTAGAGGAAGCAGCAGTACTGAAGGGAAAGAAACCTTCAACACTGTAGGACATGTCTTCTTGTGAGTAGAAGCTATTCATGCCTCGCTCATCTTTCGTCGGGCTCGGAGTAGGCGTCCACCTCGGGATGTTAATAGTAGCACTGGCCGGAAGGGAGATGTTGTCTTGCGAtgtgaagctgtccatttctatGTCGTCTTTGGGCACTGGTGCCACGGGTCCATGTCCCGGCGGTCCCTTTGGGCTTGAATTAGCTGTCCACCCAGGGAAGTTGGGATTAACTGAAGAAGCCATGAAGAATAATTAGCAAGAAgaccgaagagagagagagagggcgtgagGCGTCAACTAAAATGTGGAGCGGTACTTAAAGGCGAGTAATGCTCGTCCAACTAGCTGTGATTTAAATAGCACAAATTCCTCTTTCAATTCAATGTAATGCACCACATGAAGATGTGTGAGATCAAGTCTTACATAAGTGTCTTGGAAATTATGTGTCAAAGATGCAGTCCGTTTGTCAAATAGAGTCTATTAATTAAATTTTATATACTAAAAATTGCTAAATTGTTCTCATCATTGCAGCCACACATGTAAATTGAATATCAACCGTTGGAATGAATTTTTAACAGCCTTTTCTTTTTTACAGAAAAATAATATATTactgatacaaaaaataaaataaaaaattttcttcaCCTGCTTATAGAGGACcttacctaatcaatagattggatttctTACATATATATGTGGCACTTCATCTAAATACATCAAACTTGTACAAAATTTTTAGTCATCCAATTTTCTTTAGAAAGAATCAGCTTCCTCTTTTCTGTCTCTTCATTAAATGCATCTCTCGTTTAATGTTCTTTCTGGCActacaaaaaagaaaatgaaccTAATTCTCTTCAACCTAGAGAGGGCTCTTGGAGGCCCACCATAATCTATGGCTTTTATCCACGCTGACCATCCATTTCGCTGGATCCTTTTAGactatgaaccaaaaaatgaggcaaatccaaggcttaagttgatcacacagtggggattggacgcctaccattaaaaacttctcaaaagttagaggttttagatcaagttgatatttgtgttttcccttcatccaggtccgtgtgaccttatgaacaggtaagatggcaaataaacatgatggtcagccccaggaagatttcaacggtgggatcATGGTCCCAACtgtttttggtggtgtggtccatttgaattttggatttgacTGGTTTTTGAGCTAACAtactaaaataatttgagaaaattaatgaacggtggatataacacatgcgtcATGGCTGGACCACAGAATTTTCCACGTCAACACAGCACCAGCCTGGGTTGGTGTGTTGCTGCCCAATCCGGGTTAGTTTGTAACTCGGGTTTTGGTTTGTATCCCTATGtcacacgttagtgggtgttttACTGCCCGAGGGGCCAtgttcatgtatgtgttgtatatcaaggacgtccattagtttttccagatcgatttaggtcatgatcccaaaaatgaagtagatccaaacctcaaatggaccacaccacaggaaataatggtaattaatcattaaaaactttgtggggctagaaaagttttggatcaagctattatttgtgttttttccctttatcaaaGTCtctctgaccttatcaacaagttggatgcaaaAAATCATTactatgggccttaggaagtttttaatggcaggcgctCTATGTCTATTGTTTCTTgcgatgtggttcacttgagatttctaTCTACCACATTTTTTAGACCATGCAGTAAGATGATGTGTAAAAacttatgaatggtgtggatatacaactcataaatgaaggtgggccccacagtctgggAAGCACCGCACTGCTTGTCACTCCTGGGACgaggatttcctacgaaagcctttcgcaggaagttcctgcgcaagctTGCCGGGTGGGGCCCagtgcaatgtatgtgagaaatttattccgtccatccgttttgcgagcacATTTTAGGCCGTTATACGAAAAATGAGTTGGATACAAGATTCAAaggggtcacacgagaggaaaaattggggaaagaaattctcaccgttgaaaccttcctggaccacaccttgatgtttatatgcaatccaaaccgtttataaggtcattctaaattggatgaagtgaaaacactaaaaatatagcctgataaaaaattttatggcagtaaaaatgtttcaacggtgctcactgaataacaactatttcctctcgtgtggcccagttGGGTGTTTGATACATCTATTTTTTGGCCGTacatcctaaaattatctctcaaaaaggatggatggggtaaatttcacacaaacatatcggtggggcccacccagcatccttgcgcaggaacttcctgctaaaggctttcgcaggaaatccacgtcttcATTCCTGGTAACACGTATCTAGTCCCACCTTCTCGGTAGCATCGTACATTTCCGAGAACTAACAGTCGATAGCAATGCCCACCGTATATTTTGTATGCAGCCCACCGTAATATGTACCGTGTGATCCGCTCCGATCATTGGATGTGTAATTCCATGCAGGGCtcagagaaaaaaaaagatcaatctgatatatgattcaagtgggccataccaagagaAACGGTTTCGAGGGTTAGTTTTTCCTGCATACTATTTTCGATCGTGTGGTGTACTTGAACCCACGAATAGGGCTGATTTTCAGGCTCATAGTGTAACATGGGGTGACTTATCTAACGGCTgggatggattttacataaacaccatggtggggccatcccaAGCCAGCAACTTTGCTCCTTTGGTTAACTTTCCATAGGCATCATTTATTGACGTTAATTAGTATTGCATTCAGACAGCTAGCTGGACCGTCCAACGAGTTGTGCATGGGAAGTTCTTGTTCAAGTTATCTATAGCGAGTTTGTAATTTTATAttgggaattatttgatactctggctggcACATGACGTTGATACACAGGAGCTTCTAAACGGTACATATGACatacattaattcaaattaaCTAAATTGTGAACCCCAATGCGCCGAGTTATATTCcaaaaattagagtgtatgtacAATCATATAATCTTTGAGTCATGGATGCCTAGTTGTTCaaacaggaccattggatatgtttcattttagaccgtccaataaatatttaCTAATGTGATGGTCAGATAATTAAATATGTCACGCCCTAGAATtggggtacagagtgtgcaccctcagacctgagtttcagttcgtaactcgtacacaaagtataCTAAATTAATTCCTTAATCAATTTGATGTGATTATTACATTCAGTATAagttccaccataatctcaatcacacatacataacacttagcaccaatcaactatGCTAACATTGTTTCACTGAAATAAATCTTAATAATcccttaaaatctcaaaatcaatactgATATGCATTATACGTTAATTAAATTATGctaacaaataaatcacataattagAAATTATCTAATGCCGCCACTtcttcttcagataagtatggtcATGTTTCAcgtgggtcgtgttcaggtacggTAGATCCTTTCAATTCTTGCGCCACATTATCTGTTCATAGCTCCTCTATacggttttttcatcaataaaaatgtaagttggtcaggcttagtgaaataagTTCATAaccatagcaattaaaataatacaaaaatgtatgtacaatgatatggatgtaaaatggtgtatgaatgcatcagatgggatgatcgtccatctacttgggttggatgtcgtcaacccgcatccacccctTGGGTAAGCTTGGGCATAGCccacatctggtaacgctctaccaggatcgataTTTCTTCCAAAGAGGGCTCCTACGATCGATCATGCATTATacaaatgcaatgaatgatggatgatatgtaaatgtatatttttcatatttggcatagttatctcgatcagaatattcacatatgaatttagcgtacaattatcatatcgaaatactcaaatcagtaaatcaatcaaacgaTCACAacgaattattttaattttaatgaaatatgagacaagttgggttactcacctgagtctggtagtatAAACTccgcaatgtaattaggttgaatTTAATTCCGagatcctatcaattatatcaacgatattattattcatctatttttattatatggtggggcccacctttaattaaCATCGTAagtggccagatccaaaataatcaaataattaaaatttctattttatatttctatcttttatttcctttttaagattataaaattgatcGGAAATTATTTGATCGGGGTGGCCCATCGGAtgattagatcattcagattcttaagGTCTTgttatgttttgcctctacacattggatgaatgaggtggatctaaccacacatacactaatagcccatctcgaccttctacgccaggTGATACCCATACTTgcacaaaaatctaagattctcttattaaacacttctagatctaactaatgtggcccatatgatggtcaaattgatctaaaatttaaagcccttatatattttggccttagggatcatatgatccgtacagatctaatctaatttgatcagATGCACACCAATTACAATTACATAATTTTAGACTCTCCTCACAATTACATTGTATTTACCCATAATTCAATATAATGAACGTGTggccaatccacaccgttcattgcatacatcaaatcgaattacattaaatataaaaaaatactaAAAGGAGGACGATATACATACCTAATCTAAGCAATCCAacactctctttctccttttctctgtTATCTCAGGTAGCCTTTTTGTTAATATCTAATTTCGATTAAAACTCTTTTTGCATTTAGATGTTTGAATTTTAAGGGATTTGGGAAGGGTTAGAGGTATATTTAAAGTATACGGGTTAATGATATAGATAGGATAAGAGATAAAATAGATTTAAAATAAAGATAAGATAAAaaaatcttttattattattattattattattattattattattggtaaATTTTCACGGCctttacattctacccccctaaaaaaaaaaaaattcatcctcaaaatttacctaAAATTACtgctcaaagagatgaggatatttCTCGCGAATTTATCTTTCCTGCTCCCAAGATGCTTCGTCTACTTTATGATGACTCCATAAAACCTTGACTAAATGTACCATCTTAGTGCGTAACACGTGCTCCTTACAATACAGTATTCGAATTGGTTTCTCCACGTAAGATGTTTCTTCC
This window encodes:
- the LOC131242327 gene encoding ABC transporter G family member 1-like; translated protein: MASSVNPNFPGWTANSSPKGPPGHGPVAPVPKDDIEMDSFTSQDNISLPASATINIPRWTPTPSPTKDERGMNSFYSQEDMSYSVEGFFPFSTAASSTLTHPHPPQVRDNLSRPIYNAPSLSVDMEIKGTGEAETMMVPTQEEVKPVKWDTIQLGSEDNGIFLTWEDLWVTASNGKAGSIGILQGLTGYAQPGEVLAIMGPSGCGKSTLLDALAGRLGSNTRQSGEILINGRKQTLAFGTSVYVTQDDTLMATLMVREAVYYSAQLQLPDSMPRWEKRERAETTIREMGLQDAMNTRIGGWATKGLSGGQKRRVSICIEMLTRPKLLYLDEPTSGLDSAASYHVMNRIVGLARRSGRTIIASIHQPSSEVFELFNNLCLLSAGRTVYFGPASEANEFFALNGFPCPSLRNPSDHFLRTINKDFDKDIEQGPGTKSTAEAIDILVKSYKSSPTSKQVSQRVAQICKIEGGALEKKGSQASFLSQSLVLARRSFVNMYRDLGYYWLRFAIYIALCLCVGTIYYNIGKSFSSIQARGSMLMFVASFLTFMAIGGFPSFVEDMKIFGRERLNGHYGVGAYVVGNTISSIPYLFLISIVPGAIAYFLVGLQRGADHFVYFTLVLFVCTTLVESLMMIVASIVPDFLMGIITGAGIQGVMMLNGGFFRLPDDLPKPFWKYPMYYIAFHKYAFQGFYKNEFIGLTFPNNQAGGPPTISGDEILRRTWQVEMGYSKWVDLGILIAMVILYRVLFLGIIKMTEKVKPMIRALLA